The Octopus sinensis linkage group LG18, ASM634580v1, whole genome shotgun sequence genome segment cacGTTGAAAATGCTTGACATGAAGAACCCTTCCTCTGTTTCAATGTTTTCGCTTTTTCTCTTTCCCGCGAAGGACACCAGTTTACATTTGTGCTCCTTATCCACACAAAGTTTGGGGTGGGCGTGTTTTGCGGGTGTGGGTTTTGTTGTAGTGGATGTTGTGCTGGTCTTTCTGTAGCTACTTTTGTTAGTATTGATGTTGGCGTTGGTATTACTGCTGCCGATGTTACTACTCTACGCTGTTGCTGCTGTAGGGACTGCAGAATCAGCAGCTGTAGGCAGTAGGGGGCTTCTCTTTTCCACTTTTTGTTGAGGGCAGAAAGTTTTAAAATGGCCATCTGTACTGCATATAAGGCATCTTCGCTTTCTGCTGTCAACCGTAACCAGCAGATCCATTACATTGGATAGGTGGATAAGGTCTGAGATCTTTTCTACTTCCTCTGGTTTGATCTGGAGGAATCTTTCCAAGTAGTCCATGACCAAAACTCCTACGTTCGTTTCATTTCGAGGTTTGTATAACTTCCTTCCAGTGACGCAAGCTAACAACCACCAGATGTCCAACCCATGTAGGACcctattttgatgcaacaggtcGTCCTGTAAAATAAGTTGAGCAGAGGTTTAGTTCTCTGTCGTACATGGGGGTTACGAAGTGAACCTCCAGCCCAAACTACCTTGCTTTGGTGACATGTTCTACATCTGCTCATATTTCTTTCGTTCCACTTGACTATATATTGCTGCTTCTAGGCGTCGGATTTTAGCTGATACACAGTGATATACTACCGTTTTCCGTGCCAATAACGACAAAACCACAGTCGAGATAGCAATCTGTGCACTCACCCCATTCACCTTCATAAGCTCTATCCCCTGTGTCAGGTGGGTTTCCTTGTAGCTTAGAGAGAATGTGGGGCACTTAGCTGATTTCGTTACCATCCCAGCTAGCGATTACTTGCCCGTGGAGTCGGCCCACCACTTATTTTCTGGTGGTCGTCGTTATTTTTGTTGCTACTGTTATAGGGTGGTTTCTGTCACTATAGTTGTTGTAACTGTCATTACGgctgttgttactgctactgttgttgctgctctcGTTGctcctattgttgctgttgttattggtgttatgACAGTGGGTGGGGATTATTGCTACTATAATCCATTGCCACAACAATTGTGCAATTATTAAACTTTCAACGCTTGAAAATCATCCTTCTCCACTTCTACGTTCTGTACATCCTACTTCTCCCTTCAATTTGCTGACTGTGAAAGACGACGTCGCgtttatacaaaaaaatatacgaTTTTCAAAGCAAAAGATTTTTCTAACAAATTCGAGCACTaaatggataaaaataaaaaaaaataaccagcCATATGAGTCCTGATTGACTTATTTACAAAATGGTACAGCAAAAGCACAAAACAAGGTTCTTGAGGAAAACAAAAATTCAACAATAATTTCCGAGCCTCGAAAAGACGTCCTCCCCTTGCAGacaaataatgacgatgatgatgataataataataataataataataataataataataataataataatcctttctactataagcacaaggcctggaatttgtggggagggatatagttgatcacattgaccccggtacttgactggtacttaatttatcgatcccgaaaggatgaaaggcaaagtcgaccccttgtgtgtgtgtgtgtgtgtgtgtgtgtttgtgtttgtttgtgtgtgtgtgtgtgcacttacaaATATCTTTTAGCATAGCTTTAAGATCAGCAGAGCAGAATTAGCACTTTCAGACTTCTAGTGGCAAAGAACCCACACCGTGctatttctttcagtcttttctgATGATTGGCGGAGTACCTCAACTCCTGGTATGAAACTGGTTGGTAAAAGGCCTACGAGTGTAAAATTATCTCCAGTTTACGGCGTTGTGTAATACAGTCCAGGAGACTGGTGATAATTTATCTCCCCGTTAACTAGtttaattatatcttttatatttcgtGTCAAAGTATAGATGCCGCATTGTTTAATGAACAAATGCAAACATGTTCGAATACAGAGAACGTGTTTATCTACAATCTCCTACACACTATAATATATTGTGGATTCTAATGTATTCGTATAAACAGCGCATATTTTATGTCTGGAATTTATACTTATACTCTTGCATAagtcttgcacacacatatacactcatatgcgcATATACCGATGGCATCTACTAACATGTACgtacagacacatactcacacatatacacagatatccaTATACACGGATCAACGTGGTTATGAAGGGAGCGCCTTAACCACACGGAACCAAATCTCTATCGTACACCCAGCTAACGAGAAAACTTCCGCACAGCAACTATATGAAAGAGTGCCTCCAAATACAAAATAAGATTTATAAGTATGTGGCAGAGaaactttaaatgtatttttgtacGTATGACATTTTTTATGTGTATGACACATATTTTTGTAGAACATTGAGCAGGATGGAATGAGggttatttacttgtttatttaattttgatttttatctattttccttTTACCAGGCTGGAAAACGAAAGAGGctgaagagagaaaagaacagaaacaaagggaaaacagaggaaaaacgacaaaggaagaaaaataatacatacacatacactcactcgcgcattcacacacacacacacacacacacacacaagagagagagggtgggagagacagagagaaagggaaagacaaaaaagaaagggaaatacacacatacatacacacacatttttacatataggtagatagatagatggatagatagatagatagatagatagatagatagatagatagatagatagatagatagatagatagatagattggattaactagatagatagataaataaatacacacatacatacatacatacatacatacatacatacacatacatacatacatacatacatacatacacatattgatgtgtgtgtgtgtgtatgtaaactaaATAACGCGAAGAAAACGTTTAAAAAGCACTAGAAAAAGaggaaggaataaaaaaaagaaacaaaacaaaacgaaacaagaatcagaaaatgaaaaatcGAAAGTTAGTTCTCAGTCCTAATGGACTAAATGGAATCTACCAAAAACAAGTTTACCAAAACGAAGCATTCGTTCCTGATAACGGCTATGGTTCCCTGCCAGACGGTTTCCCCGCTCAACCAGATTTGCAACCGGAAATTAGTATTATAAGGGATTCGAGCGACAAGGGGATTCCATTGCAGCAACGGAAACTTCCTCATCGGGAGACAATAGGATTGAAGAAAAGCATCAGTTTAGTTACTAGTTTTAGCTTGTTAGTCGCTATGGTAGGTCACGTCTCAATTTTCATTACTCCGACGTCCATCTTTAAGAATTCCGGTTCAGTTGGTGTATCATTAATAATTTGGTTAATTGGTGGGTTAGGGAACCTCTTACAAGCATTGATTACCCTTGAACTTGCAGCTATGTTTCCAGCTTGCGGCGGAGTATATCTTTATGTTCAAGAAATTTTAGGTCCTTTACCTGCATTTATCATTCTTTGGGGTTATAACCTGTTAATAGTGGGTCCGTTTTGGGCATTTCTTTCTTATACAGCATCACTTTATATTCTCAAGATTCATTTCCTGACATGCGACCCACCGGATTTTCCCGTGAGGCTTTTGGCAGGTTGGATTCTATGTAAGAAAACGTTGCTTctgatttatttcatttatgtttgTTTGCTAATGCTTCTAATTATTTAATGAATACAATTCCTAACAGGAACAAATTAAAGCGAAAAACAATGCATAAAGAAGTATAAATAGCAGTTCCAAATCTTTTACCTCTGATAACTGTCATATGACTGTCATATCACTGCTATGAACTTACCTTCTGCTTCTGCCTGGAATCTACCTGTTTACATCGCAACAATTAAGAAATTCCCTTACTGGAATCTTTACTGTGGCAATTTATACGCCTTTACGCATTTGTTTTTCTCTATATGTTGTATAAATATCTAATAATCTGGTTTGATATCTGTTGTGTGCCTGACTACCCTTTGTTCCATTAGCCATATAACAACTTCACTGATATATTACAATTAGTCAATCTTTATTTAGGCTGCTACCACATCTTTACATTTATAAGCTGGAGTTTAGGCACAAATTTTATCTGAGCACTAATTGTGTGTACCTGTTATCTGACGTCATATGACATCGTATTACTACAAGTTGCGCGTAAgtaagtaaagtaaaataaaaacaccAGAGAACTTCACCCATGCAGAAACTGcaaaagctcatatatatatatatatatatatatatatatatatatatatatatatatatatatattatatatatatatacatatatatatacatatatatatatatatatacatatatatatatatatgtatgtatatatatatatgtatgtatgtatgtatatatatatatatatatatatatatatatatacatacatatatatatatgtgtgtatgtatatatatatatatgtatgtatgtatatatatatatctttatatacatatatatatatatatatatatgtgtgtgtgtgtgtgtgtgtgtgtgaaggcgcatggttcagtggttagagcgtcgagcttacgatcctgaggttgtgagctcgaattccggaccgggctgcgtgttgtgttcttgagcaagacactttatttcacgttgctccagttaactcagctgtacaaatgagttgcgacgtcacgggtgtcaagctgtatcggcccttgccttccccttggataacactggtggcgtggagagaggaggccggtatgcatgggcgactgctggtcttccataaacaaccttgtccagacttgtgactaggagggtaactttctaggtgcaacttTCTATtgttgtgaccgaagggggtcccgaccgatatatatatatatatatatatatatatatatatatatatataatatatatatatatatatatatatacatataatttattttatagaaggagcttctacaggactagaactgtttcattcaaatgaaatcatcaggatgatttcatttgaatgaaacagttctagtcctgtagaagttccttctataaaataaattaatttactctgctatgtattgagttccttatttactgtggttaaccccgactcaacccgggaccttcatatatatacatatatatatgtatatatatatatatgagagtgattATGAAGCTCACACTGCAaccacctgatcaaaagcgctcCTGGTTGATCATATCAAGGGAAAATCTGGCATAGCTTGAAGTAGATCCAACTTGTTTCCTTAAACGTTTCCTAAGTCGGGATGAGTACTGAGGTCATCACTTTGAGcctgagacaaagagacaaaccaTGCAGTAGAAACACCCTTTCTCACTTGTTCCACATGGTCGTTTCGTCCGCAggaaaggtgatggcctcagGTTTTTGTTGATGCAAAACACATTGTGTTTATGTCACTTGTTGAGGCAGTCAAGCGCTTACTTCCTTTATCTCTTCTAAGGTAGAGCCTGTCGATATCACTATTTTTGCGGAGATATCCAGTTGATGTTGCGGGTTTTAatgtctatggagtggatttcttctACAGATATCCCAATTATTGGAATCAGCACTGGCACTGCAAATGCATTATGGGATATTGTCATATAAGAGGAGAGTTCAGACTGCCATATTTTTCTTAGTCTGGTATAATATTCTTGGGCCACTCTATCTTTATTTACAGACCTTGGTacgatatattttcatcaatgccAAGGTACTTGTAGCATTCTATGTGAGGGATAGGAGAGGTTTTGTGTCCGGGAGACTGATTTTTCCCCGTTCCACAATTAAATAAGAACATTTTTCCGACCATATTCCATTCCCATGTCAGCTAAGAATgttgttattaattccagttgtgTTTTGGCATCGTTAAcatttttagcataaatcttaATATCATCCACTAAGAAATTAATATCTTTTGCAGTTGCAAACCCTAGCATGTAGCCATTTGTTTTTTGTAGCAGGAATGATAATGGATTTAACGCGATAATGAACAGAAGCTCAGAGAgtctatctccctggaatatttcctttgaaatatttatagcaTTGGAGACGAATGTTTTACTCTCTTCTAAGCGTGAGGATTGTGGCTCAGGTCTTTATGAGTCTCTGAAAGGCAGCAATTAAGGTAACAGGCACTTTTGCCAAATGGAGACACTTCAGCAGCCATGAGTGAGGAATAGAGTCAAATGCCTTTCAGTCACCAAGCCAGTGTTGTAAGGCTCCTACGATGGTATTTCTTTTTTCACCTCGGATAGTACGTTGTTTATCGAAAGTTATTCAGTCACAATAATCCTGGAGGAAATGGTTGAAGCAGCTTGTTTATAGTTTATACATATTTAGGCAAGCAACGGGCCTGTAGTTCTCGGGCAACTCGGTGGTTTCATTCTTGGCTACGAAATTCGTCCGTGCTATATACCAAGCCAATTTGATATGTCAATCTGACCTTCCATAGTACTTTTGAATATTCTTATGAGTAGTTTCCTAAAAATATCAGCCTCTTATACCAGTATCCAACTATTAGATCCCTTCCAGGTGCCTTCCCATTATGCAGTTTGCCTACAGCTATGGTAACAATTTCCGGGTCAATTGCATGTGTTTTACTGTTGATGCTGGTACAGTATCCTCTCTTAACTGCATTTAGCCACGATGCATTGAGGTTGagattcttcttttccttccagATTTTCAACCAGTATGATTCAAGATCTCCTGGACAGGGGGCTTTCTTGGcggtaatattttctttcctcatttttCTATATACTGCCAGTGGGTTAGAAGCAAATTTGTGATTTATTCAGATTCATTTAAAAATTCGTTTGTGGTAGCGAAGATTTTCGTTCAGAACCGTGAGATTGTGTTTTAGAGTAATTAACTTCCCCTCAAAGCTTGTTGCGAAGAGTAACCACACAGTTTTGTTAATTTGTTTATAAGATGTGACTGATGAGGTGTGAACTCATTGTTCCTCTTACATTTTATTGTCGTGGTTAATCAGCCAATATGGCGACGTGGATTGTGAATGTTTCCTTTaagttttgttttccatctaGATTGCTTTCGTTTAGTAGTTTCATTCCCATGCATTCTGCAGATTTCTCCTAAGAGTTACAGCAGCTGTGTATATAACGGTATTAATACTCTAGTAATTAGCATCGCATGCTTCCATGTGCTCTCCAGCAACATCGTCGATAACTTTCAATATTAGAGCTGTTGAATTTTTTCTAAATCTTGTTAATAATGGCCTGATAATTAACGATAGTTTACCAAAAGTAAAAAAGTTTTCTATGAAGTGTTGTTTCAGGATATTTCTAAGTTGAATGCAGTCTACACTTGTCTCTGTTGATTCAGCTACACTTTAAGAGACACGGGAATTTAGTGATGGCAGTGGTTTGTTTGCATCATTTTCGATCTCTCTTCTGTCAGGTTTTAGCCAGTTCTCAGTGTTTTGAGAAGATCGATTTGCAGCACGAGTATAAGTTATTCTTCTCTCAAAAAATGCTGCTTGTTGTCGAAGTTGTTTCGCTGTAAAGTACTTAAGTTGGGATAAAATTCGTCCCAGTATTTGTAACTGCTTCATATATCCGACAAAAGGGTCTTCAGTGGCTTTTTCGAAGTAGAACTTGGTTTAGATGCAGAGTCCAAGTAAAATGAGAGGAGCATTTATGTCTTCTTAAATAGCTTACTGGTGCTAGTGATGTTTTCATTGGTGGCACTGTTGTTAATTTCAGTCATAATCGTGTTAGTGAAATTGCACGTGGTATggagtatatatttaaaatcctaTCTAATAACGTTACGCTGATaggtaaaaggtgttttttcttgtttatagtGGGAGAAATAAACCAGTTACTAATTTAAGCTGGAGGAGTCGGCATAGATATAGAAGGGaacgttaaaattttttttttaatggcccTCTGCGCCTGCACGTCTGATGTTGATGGTGCCAtcttgatatgtatgtacgtatgtatgtatgtatgtatgtatgtatgtatgtatgtatgtatgtatgtatgtatgtatgtatgtatgtatgtacgtatgtatgtatgtatgtatatatgtatgtatgtatgtatgtatgtatgtatgtatgtatgtacacatgcacgatAAACCGAAGTTTCAGTGCTGACCTTAATATGTCATTGTAACTAGACACGATTCTTTCTTAGGAATCGTGCCTAGATACAAAAAGATTTTGCTGCTTTTTGAATGCGAGATGCAGTCCCTGTGtccaaagttttatttatttatttatttatttagttacccATGCTACCAAAGTATTTAAAAGAATCGACAACAGATAATGATCTTTTATCTTTCCCATATATTTGAGGAACAATAGGATCCTGCCCTGGTGCAAGTTGATACACTACTTTTCTTAACAGTATTCTTTATTCAATAGAAATACGGACTATTTACAACCACGACATAAAATCTTTAGAATGCTTTCATCAAAGTGTCTTCTTAAAATTCTGAGGGTTGGCTGAGAATCGTATACACAGAGGATTTAGAGAAAGCAGGAATTTCATCAACTCACTAAATTCTGGTTTGCAATCAGCTGGGGTGGATTGACTATTTACTACGGATGGGAGTGTAGAGATAAATACATCCCTAACCAGGTATTTTATGGTGAGCTACCTGCTGGGAAACGAAAACAGTGTAAACCAAAACAAAACGATATAAAGACTTGCTGAAAACAGCCTTGCGGAGTTGAATATATCATGCAAAGATAACTCTTGACAGAAATAATGGGGGAAAAATGATCTGGTCTGGGAttaaatattttgcagaaaacaaacaaaagtatgCATAATTTAAAAGAACTACGAAAAATAATACCCTACTAAACACAGAGAATCGTCCTTCAGCTGCTCAACGTGTGACAGGTTGGCTTAACTTCACATCTGAGATCTCATATTCGTATAGTTGGCCCAGATGGCACAAAGACCATTCCAGGAGACACACTCATAAACcatatttgtaataatatatcTAACTCAGgctgcaagttggcagaatcattagcaggctgggtaaaatgcttagcggcatttcgtctgtctttatgttctgagttcaaattccgccgaagtcgactttaccattcaccctttcgggatcCATAAGATAATTGCCAGTTGAACTCCGGAGTCGATGTGTGAGGTTGTAAGGTTGCTATTTATAGCATGTCAACTGACCAAGTAAAGACTTGCTCCTAGGTTGCAGTAGTTCTTAGCAATGATAATTGCAAGGATATGAAGTCATTGTCTAAGTCCCAATCTCCTTTTCATGTGTCAGTAATGGAGCATTGGAGGGCGCATGGCTTAATGATTAGAATAAAATCAAAGCTATCTGCTGATTCTACACGGTGGAAGAAggctccaacactgatgtcatataccttgatttcagcaaggcatttGACAGAGTGGACCACAAAATCCCACTGAAGAAACTGTGCAACATTGGAGTtcgtggaaagctgctgcagtggataaaGCGCTTCCTGAGAACAGAACCCAACAGGTCCTGTTTCAAGCTCAGCCAACATGTCCGATCAAgctcagccaaagtcagtagttgTATCCCACAAggtactgtgttgggcccactcctCTTTATTATCTACATCGATGACATAGTAGATGTCATCAAACTTTCTACAtttaaaatctttgcagatgattccaaattCCAGAAGGCCATAAACGATGGGAGACCGAACATGCCTTCAGTCGGATCTGTTTGCTGTTGTCCAGTGGGCAGAAAAGAACAATATGCTTCTAAATGAAAAAAAGTtcaatttgtgccaaaatttgaaatcaataataaatgtATGTCCTGTGCTGGTCTAAAAAGGCATTTAAATATCCataaatcaaacaaaacaaacatgccACATGTGGTGAGACATATTTGCACTGTTTGTAAAGCAAATTTTAGACAGCAGCTCTCGGGACTTAAAAGCCACTTACTTGTTCATGTACAGTAAAACACATCTAATAAGAAGTAAAGCTTTGAATAGCAGCAGATTACTTCCATTGAAGCACGTATGTCACTATTGCCAtgcataaatgagaaaaaaatgtgctCATATGTAGTAGGGTCCATTGATTTATTCGGAGATCAGGTTTTACTCCGTTGCTACACCGAGCTTTTCGTGTcatgttcctgtgtgtgtgtgtgtgtgtttaactggtACAACACCCagtaaaaacacgcacacacgacaCGTGCCAATAAAGGAGTCTCTATGTAGTCacgcaacctgctagaaatagcaaccaaattactCTCAAATCATACCCCTATCTGCTCAAAAAAAAGCGAAAGCCACATTAGAGAAAGTAGCACCAGCTGCTCatgaaaagataggatggtcataactggctGGAATACTATGATTATAATTCCGATCGATCAAGTTTACCTAACAACACAAACCATACAGAcaaatccaaacacacacacacacacatagtgtactACTTTCACGGCTTGCCTATAATCACATACTAATTATACACGGAATGAATACGCCATTTAAAACTCATTAAAGACAGAATGCTACTTGTATCATACCTAGCTACAAACTAAATTTTATTCAAAGAGTTCAGAATTAGGAACCAGTTCATCAACACAAAACCACAAACATTGCGAGGCTACAGCAAGGACTTCAAACAGCTATTGTAATAAACAAATTTCAATGTAAACATGAAAATTGTAAACTTCATGACTCAAACTGTTACATCGGATATACATCGGTTGGCCACACATTTACAACGAGGCATCAAAACAATTCATTAGAATACAGAATATGAAGCAAACTAGATAAAACATTGATCGATAATAAAAGGTAACTGGATGattaacagtaaaaaataaaaaccagtaaAATACAGACCGAAAACATAATACAGACAGAGCAGCCATACAATGAACTATAGAAGCAATGTTAAATAAACAGTTACTTTTAAATCCTGTGAAGAGGATTTTATGACTTACAACATCACCGCCACGATCTTTTGCTGTTTATTACAAAACATTGTAACAATAACGCTAATATAATCACTTCATCCTGAAGACGAACCCGAAAATCGACGCTAAGCTTACAGGACTaattagaaaacacacacacgcacgtacacacatacacacactatatatatatatatatatatatatatatatatatatatatatatatatatatatatatatatatatatatatattcatgcgtacatacatatttatgcacacgcacacacgtgcgcgcacatatgcacttacacgcgcgcgcgtacatacatacatacatacatacatacatacatacatacatatattaatttcaatttttttccagtGACTGTAGTGGCATTGAACTGTGTGTATACGAGATTCGTTACGAAATGTCAGAGTGTCATGGCAGCaactaaaataattactttgctaCTGGTTATCAGCGGTGGTATATTTTCCCTCAGCCAAGGTACGTAAATTATTATAGTACGAGCAAattgaaatgtaataaaaaattgaaatatatttaagtaataataatcatgtcgTTAAAGGCATAAAACATTAGCCTACTGATCTGGCAAGTAGAGGAAAAGCTATTCCTCGAAGTTAAGGTCTAATAACCACAAAACATGTCCTAAATTGTAGCTCATACGTTTGAAAATCAGATTCAAATAATATTAGTTAGTCAggaaatgttttcttttcctcagAGTATCAAAACTTTAAGCTAAGGTTGCCAGTTTATCAATTTCCCAATTTCAATTGTTTTGCTTCTCAACGATACTTTGTCGacaaattaacaccaaattaCAACGTATAAAAATACAAAGCTTAGAATAAAACATTCAAAGAAAATAGACCCGCAACAAAGGCGAAAATTGTCTGTTGGGCTTCAAGAATTGGTTTATCTACGTAGCTGATCCTTATTTTTAAAACGTTTTCGTGTATTACAGGAGAAATAGAAAACTTCAAAGAACCGTTTGAAAACAGCAAGACTGATGTTGCTTCTCTAGTACTTGCAGTTTTATATTCCATTTTTTCTTATGGAGGATGGTGAGTggagattaaatatttttttttcaattattcgtATATTTTGAGGaagtttcacttttattttcaaCTTATGAAATATTCAAGAGAAGAAACTTTACTTGTTAGATATATGGAAAATAGCTGTTAATGGAGCATGTTGCGATTATTGTAATTATGAAACAATGGTTCAAACTCAACATTAATTGCTAGTTTTAAACAAAATCTTTGATAAATGCACTTCGGTGTCTGTGAGTGTGagtttgtatgcatttgtgtgagtgtgtgtttattattatgtaaatatatgaaatatacatacataggcgcaggagtggctgtgtgataagtagcttgcttaccaaccacatggttccgggttcagtcccactgcgtggcaccttgggaaagtgtcttctactatagcctcgagccgaccaaagccttgtgagtggatttggtagacggaaactgaaagaagcccatcatatatatatatatatatatatatatatatatatatatgagtgtatgtatatgtttgtgagtctgtgtttgtccccccaccatcgcttgacaaccgatgttggtgtgtttacgtccccgtaacttagcggttcggcaaaagagaccgataaaataagtactaggtttacatacat includes the following:
- the LOC115221221 gene encoding cystine/glutamate transporter-like — translated: MKNRKLVLSPNGLNGIYQKQVYQNEAFVPDNGYGSLPDGFPAQPDLQPEISIIRDSSDKGIPLQQRKLPHRETIGLKKSISLVTSFSLLVAMVGHVSIFITPTSIFKNSGSVGVSLIIWLIGGLGNLLQALITLELAAMFPACGGVYLYVQEILGPLPAFIILWGYNLLIVGPFWAFLSYTASLYILKIHFLTCDPPDFPVRLLAGWILLTVVALNCVYTRFVTKCQSVMAATKIITLLLVISGGIFSLSQGEIENFKEPFENSKTDVASLVLAVLYSIFSYGGWAIIAALSEDMKNSARDLPKAILLTFFILITSYILINAAYYTTLSPYEIINSSSVALDFTRHIYEPLTSLTSVLVAISSIGALIAAVLAQPRLLFAAAKFGHSPTIMRMLHERFKTPWLANFALCIWALVMLFTGESQHFMEILGTFTVYSAININLCHLYYRWKAPDVKRPYKVNISIPIFQLIFNIFVMTAAIYSSRNSVALSVSLLLAAIPVYWICISWKKKPKNFQEFLNKSSIILQKLFNMRVAA